Within Monomorium pharaonis isolate MP-MQ-018 unplaced genomic scaffold, ASM1337386v2 scaffold_533, whole genome shotgun sequence, the genomic segment ATTAGACGCggcacttttttatttttgagagaCATACCGTACGCATTACCAATCGGATAATTGCTAGTATCGTACCTAGCAATATCACGTTTcatgttttcataaatattctcgCACTCGACATGGTACGAGACTGTCGGTGTCGGTATACATTACGCCATATTTGTCGCGATACAGCGGTAGCATGTACTCGTGGTGAAATTcatacaaacaaatttttgaaatgtccAATAAACACATTCCTACATAGATTAGCTTGTTGAATTTCACCTCGAGATTACGCAGTATCGATGGCGATtagattttctaaaaatacgcTTCTACTGTGAAAATTTAGTCTCGCGATCATTGTCTCCGCGCTGTATCGTCTTTTCCATCTCATCAAAAACTTTACGTCAACGTGATTGCGTACATTTTCCATTGTTTTACCAAGTACTGCGTTATTCATgagtttgtataaatttttttcaaagttgtTCTTTGCAAAGATTCAAAATCATGTGTTTATTTCTACGTACTTGCGGAGCCATGCGGATTGAGCAAATTGTAATATACGGTGTATCTGTGTTAGGCGAAGACCGTGGCGCATGCACTGCTGCAGGTTACGGTAATGGATAATGTAACggtttttatcataaatagtTGCAAGTAGTTTCTCCTTCCGCCCATCGGGCGGTTTGTCGTGCGTTGGGCAGAAGGGTAGATCAGCGTGCGCGTTGCGGTGTTGTGGATACTCGAGATCGATCTCGAGAATGTAACCCGTGGGCGAATCTGCAGAGATCGCGTTCACGTCAGAATTCAAAACATCTTCCCATTGACGAAATTCGATGTGACGCACGTTAATCATTGCACCGGTTAAGATACTGCTCTCGAATGCAATATCTATTTTACGTTACTCAAATCTCGCGTTATTACTATCGTCACTAGTGCTCGCGTAATTGCCACCGACGTGCATAAAACGTCTTTGCAGTCGCGTTTTTTCATCCGCGAGTCGAGCGATTCTCGCCAACAAAGATTGTCTTTGTCCAACGGCAAGCCGAACACGCTTGGCACGATTGCGTTCCTTAAGGgaatgctaaactgctcgtcaaacttgatcgaggtcgataatgtagagtcatttgggcacgtctttaacaaaattttgtatgtatttcttttataaatttagaaaccctttttcagaattaattatggaagatttttaattctgtaaatgcaataaaaagttgtacattggaacaaattgtacaattctgtcGATAAAACAGAATCCCTTTAAACAcggaaaacattttttctaaagttCCTAGGCTtattctaaaagcacagtattgttttttgctgaaatgccaagtgcgcctcatgcttattttatacgtacaaagtctgaaacttttatacgcagcaaatgttttcacgagtcgactacagaagtcgataacaaaactataattttctaacattctttcgtttttcttataaaattgatcgcagcgcaccgcgttactatctgtactttaattttggagaaggattttcaattctatgcaatcaataaaaagttttctgtGTCcgaaaaattagtaataaaacagagcagtttAGTGTCCCTTTAAGTTGTTCAATGCATTTCTTGCATTGTTGTACTCAAACAATTCACCCAATGTAGCGACTCCGTCTGCTGTTTTAAAAGTTCGTGTCTCACTCGATCGAAATTTTCCATTGCGACGGCGGCGCGGTGtgaactattatttttaaccatattccaccactccgattgatttgaaaaaaatgtgtgttaaagaagaaaatctagagatgtttttgtgaaaatataaaagtggtatctcagaactatcacttccaaaaaaattcataaaaaattcaaaaaattttttatcgggtttttttaaccacaaaaattacttaaaatttttttaaacttgtctaaacgaagtttacaacatatactttttttattaaaatcggtccaatcattttcgaaaaaaaccactttctttatttttcttatctcCTCCCTAAttcccccaaaaatgcaattttgtaactaatatttgaggaagttttacatctcaagagtgccaactaatgatatcaatttgagctcgattagtgtgggggcagatttcacctgcttacTCCGCTACGCCCTTTGTTCTTAAATCgcacttgaaaaaatttatcacacactgacacacacacgcatgcaCACACGCTTTCGGGCAAATTGATTTGAAAAGTCTAAGGAATGCTCTAAAGGCTACTCAATATATATCCATGCTATTGGTcacgtgattttttttttttaaatgcgtcTAAGAGAAAGTTCTACTGAACTTTAACATGTTGGGACACGTCCAATTATAGCCAAGAAATTTTTCGGAGGATAATATTAAACGTAGACTATAATATCCGAatgttatatttcttttatttaaaaaaaatatttttaatgtttataaaatctagCAGCCTGATATCGGCGCTCGCTGACAGCTGAGATAACGGCGCTGCTTATACGATGAGTgtagcgagagagaaagagagagcaaaCTGTAATTAAGGTGgaatatacataatgtaattttttccatttaattatttataatttaaattaggacatatatgtatagataatctaattatgaatatcatataaaaattacattatgtaTCTCCACCCCAATTACAGTTTGTTCTCTCTACGAACCTGGGCGGCGGCAAATCCTAAGCACAAAGGACTTTTGAAAACATGTTGAGACAAGTTTcttgtttgtttaaaaaaaaacaataaacaaaggaaatatttttgacttaaaatttatgacagaaTCAATTGTTCTAATCAATTGTTCTAATAAAACAAAtgaacaaaagaattttgaaatttatgataaggccaattgttacaataaaataataaaccacagaattttgaaatttatgacaaagtcaattattaaaaagaaataataaacaaaaaaatattgaaattaatggtagggtatttgttaaaaaaaaataataaaaaaaatttaaaatttataacaaagtgcattgtttacaaaaaaacaataaacaaaatattttgaaatttatgacagggtcaaTTGTTAgaagaaaacaataaacaaaagaatttacGACCGAAGCAATTgtcataaaacaaataaacaaaagaaaaatgaaatttatgtgACATTCTACTGTTTGGCTAAAAATTCCCTTAGTATAACTATTAacatctggcagaaaaaagatGTAAATTTCAAATGTCTGTATACGTATTGTTAagagcatctcgttttgcgtggagagttgcaaacccatgtggtgcagagaatgcttcgcgcgcgcgcgcgcgcgcacacacacacacacacacacacactggGGAGAAGTGCAAGGGGTGGCCTCCGACCTCCCTTCCACACCCATCCCATTCTTAGATGTACCAACAGtcataatttatgaatatctAGATGCGATCCGCTTGACTGTGCGCAAAAAAACTGTGCGCAAAAGAACTGTGTGCAAACGAACTGTGCGCAAAAGAACTGTGCGCAAATGCACTGTGTTCAATGTTACAAATGTTtagttaataaagttaataacaaattttacatgtgtgtgtgcgtgtgtgttaaaaatgttacaaaaatatgttgtgtccaaaagcaactgtgcgcaaatgcaacgtgtccaattgaatGATGTGTAGCTTTATATGTCCAATAGTACGGTGTGCAATTGCaatgtgtccaattgtaccgTATGTTATTGAAACACTCCTATATTGACATGgacaatattgacgcgtggccaatattgacgtggttaTTATTGACCTAGGCAATATTAGGCGtagccattattgacgtggccaatattcacgtggccaatattgacgtgaccAATTCGCATTGTGGTCGATCAGGATCGTGgtcattattgacgtgggcaatcggaattgcacgcacgcacgcacgcacgcacacatttAACAATGATTATGACGCCCGATGGATATTTTTCCCATAACcttatctctctttttctcgttcAGATTATGACGACCGGTCGTCATAACACTAAAGAATTCACAAGATTGGTGAAGTTGAGAATACTTATAAACCTCCCAGCAAACGAAAAAAGATTGAAAAGAATTGGAATGGGATTGCCAGAAATTCAATTAAGAACTTTCCGAATtccattttgtcaaaaaaaggGATTGAAATGGTTTTTAATACCATGGAATTCTTTATTTCGGAAAGAATTTGTCTTTCTTGAATCCCATCCAATTACGACACAAAAAACATAACGGAATGAATACCACTGAATGCCAAGTTAGGGATTGGAAAGTTTCATCATGAATTCCATTGAATACCATTGATTCCGTGAACGAAATGAATACCATTGAATGccaaattaagaattaaaaattttcgtatTGAATTCCATCTATTCTGACAATGAAATGAATACCATTGAATGccaaattaagaattaaaaatttccgtATTGAATTCCGTCTATTCTGACAATGAAATGAATACCATTGAATGTCAAGTtaggaattaaaaatttccgtATTGAATTCCATTGATTTCCGTCTATTCTGACAATAAAATGAATACCATTGAATGCCAAATTTGgaaatcaaaatgtatatatcgaATTCCATTGAATTCCGGCGATGTTTACAACAGAACAAATTccattttattctaattaagaataaaaaacaagtatACGTTAAATTCCTAGTTCTATCccatcattatttaaatctatattatatattgtcatCCCCTATcacttataaaattgaaagtcattcttataaattaattataatttcaaagttccatattagttaaatttttgatatttttgggATAAACAGACTAAtgtaaaacacttttttttaaatactaaataatggatattgttacattaaaataaaacgttttatttacaaaaattatattaaaatatttttattgcaattatatatacaattatatgtacaattaagttgacaataaaataaattatattatctttcgTTTTTTAGCGTACAGCGTGACCTCGATGAGAATTGTATTTTTACCTACTCCGAGTAACCAAAGCATGTAAAGTCATATAAGACAtagtgttttttaaaataatattaagtattataatacacattcttacaataaataacattatcaattttacataaaattattgatttaagataatttaaaaaaataaaaagttttaattaatcagcCTCGAATACATTAGGCATTGAACAAACATACATTTGTTCTCCAATGTCTACTAGAACCATCTTTGAAGCAACCTCGACTATTGACactaaaaattgattacttGTTAGCGATCTTATCTTCCACATATGTGGTATTTCAATTTCTCCAAGAATTACCTTCTCTAAAAGCAATTCACTGACATTGAAATAACATCCAGTATCGGGAAAACtgattatttctaaaatttgtgcaattttctttgattttagCTGAATAATACTATTATTCCATCTTTTGGACCGCGTGTAATTTTTAGTTTGGTATAATTGGTTATTATACACACATTTCTCATATTTTACGCCTCCAGCTGTGTATACatctgcaaaatatttgcCCGATCCAAAAAAAGTTACACCCTCTGTAACTTCTACGTTTACAGTTGACCGATTGCCACAAAATAGTTTatcacaataaatttttacattattcggTAAAGAATTAGTAGCTACGCCTACTCGATATGACATAACTTGCAATGATTTTTTGGCCATTTGTTGCTCTACTCCCTTTGGCCCGTTGACTAGTTGcttcaaaacaaaaatgttactttCATACGGGAAAACCGATGTCGCCCAAAGAGGTCCTGATTTTCTAACAGATTGAACGCAATGAAGAATAGAATGAACATTATATCGCATTGCAATCGTTCCatacaaattttcaaaatctgCTACAAACTTCAAGAGATCTACTTCGCACTGATCCAGTTCAGAATGCGAGATTGAggtcttttgtaaaatatacacgCTTTTGACAAATAGTACGTAATGTTCGAGATTTTTCTTTGGCACTAAATCCATACAAACAGGTATAGAGTAATATAACAACCATGACTTCCAatcttttgctttaaaattactataattagTCATTGATTGCGGCAACTTCCGCAAATCGCGAGGAGGTTGAATTCTACATAATCTTTCGTTAATGATTTTCCTTGCATCGCGACttagaatttttgtaaataagtcCCATATGTGTTTTGTTACGCCTAAAATGACTGTATGCATGCAATCAAGCGGAAAACCCCACACCAtatcaaaatttgataatgATGCAAGTACCGAAGCTCCCTTCACTCCTCGACTTTGTAATCCAGTTTTAGCCGATACTTGCACATCATATAAATGAGTTTTATGAGTTCTTAACTCGGATTCTTGGTACTTGAAAGGATAACGCATAGCAGAAATATATAGCCCAGGATGATAACAGTAGCTACACCCAAAATATccattatattgtattctatTTTGGACTACTGGTCGAGCTACAGAATCCATTGAACAACATAAAACAGTCGGCGCATATGAGATACAAACATTATCAACCGTTATGCCAAGATCGACACCGTCTTTACGTAAacgattaatttgtttaatgaaCTCCGTAATGTATGTATTCATAAGTCGAGGAGTCGGCTCATGTTCAACAATCATGATACCTACCatcaatacatatttaaagcGCATTGTTGGTGGTAAATCATTGAAAATGAGTTGAAGAGGCCAAAAACTTCGTTTTGACTTATGAAATAATGGCGCTCCatcagtattaatattacatgttaAAGAAGTGGGATAGTCCATAATCATTTTACGATATAATTCCCCGTCGCTTATATCACTAATATCTCTACTTTCTTGTGTAACGCGCcgagcattaattttttcaatcaaagCATTCCGAACATTTTTATCCTGCATAAGTAAATCTAATTGGTACCGTAAATCTAtagataaaaacatatttgtgCTTG encodes:
- the LOC118648603 gene encoding uncharacterized protein LOC118648603; protein product: MERKRYKLWLQRNFNKDMVSKATYKKWKQKYDAMLRRVDERTGITDCEPSCSNQLCNAGIFEQEVIGSAGVSHENTIPQSAQCVQENISFEDQKWVHASYEEMAFDENTSDAGSVTGSVDDIEEENEDDLDVRNEEFHTRTGSAIMFPAAGLSVDDVVSMVAGHCLRYRASNEARKSIMELLHICAGPAFRNINISNHRFAKQIDPPDNIITYHYYCTNCYSKLYSTTKKHFEANQILCEFCNHKHNISLSSTNMFLSIDLRYQLDLLMQDKNVRNALIEKINARRVTQESRDISDISDGELYRKMIMDYPTSLTCNINTDGAPLFHKSKRSFWPLQLIFNDLPPTMRFKYVLMVGIMIVEHEPTPRLMNTYITEFIKQINRLRKDGVDLGITVDNVCISYAPTVLCCSMDSVARPVVQNRIQYNGYFGCSYCYHPGLYISAMRYPFKYQESELRTHKTHLYDVQVSAKTGLQSRGVKGASVLASLSNFDMVWGFPLDCMHTVILGVTKHIWDLFTKILSRDARKIINERLCRIQPPRDLRKLPQSMTNYSNFKAKDWKSWLLYYSIPVCMDLVPKKNLEHYVLFVKSVYILQKTSISHSELDQCEVDLLKFVADFENLYGTIAMRYNVHSILHCVQSVRKSGPLWATSVFPYESNIFVLKQLVNGPKGVEQQMAKKSLQVMSYRVGVATNSLPNNVKIYCDKLFCGNRSTVNVEVTEGVTFFGSGKYFADVYTAGGVKYEKCVYNNQLYQTKNYTRSKRWNNSIIQLKSKKIAQILEIISFPDTGCYFNVSELLLEKVILGEIEIPHMWKIRSLTSNQFLVSIVEVASKMVLVDIGEQMYVCSMPNVFEAD